The Pseudophryne corroboree isolate aPseCor3 chromosome 2, aPseCor3.hap2, whole genome shotgun sequence genome has a segment encoding these proteins:
- the LOC135050509 gene encoding melatonin receptor type 1B, producing MHCKVSGFVMGLSVIGSIFSITGIAINRYCYICHSFVYDKLFGARNTMMYVCLIWVLTVLATVPNFFVGSLEYDPRIYSCTFVQTVSSSYTITVVVIHFLVPITVVTFCYLRIWILVIQVRRKVKSEMKPRMKQSDFRNFLTMFVVFVIFAFCWGPLNFIGLAVAINPTEVAPKIPEWLFVLSYFMAYSNSCLNAVIYGLLNQNFRKEYKRILMSLWTPRLFFQEISRGGTECPKSKPSPALNNNDQMKTNTV from the coding sequence ATGCATTGCAAAGTCAGCGGGTTTGTCATGGGCTTGAGCGTCATCGGATCGATCTTCAGCATCACCGGGATCGCCATCAACCGGTACTGCTACATCTGCCACAGCTTTGTGTATGACAAGCTCTTCGGTGCCCGGAATACAATGATGTACGTGTGTCTTATATGGGTTCTCACCGTCCTGGCCACTGTCCCAAACTTCTTTGTTGGGTCTTTGGAATACGACCCTCGGATCTATTCCTGCACGTTCGTACAGACTGTAAGCTCCTCCTACACCATCACGGTGGTGGTCATCCATTTCCTTGTGCCAATCACTGTCGTGACGTTCTGTTATCTCCGGATATGGATTTTGGTGATTCAGGTGAGGAGGAAGGTGAAATCGGAAATGAAGCCGAGGATGAAACAAAGCGACTTCAGGAACTTTCTTACAATGTTTGTGGTGTTTGTCATTTTTGCTTTCTGTTGGGGTCCCCTGAACTTCATTGGGCTAGCCGTGGCCATCAACCCCACGGAAGTGGCCCCCAAAATTCCAGAGTGGTTATTTGTGCTAAGTTATTTCATGGCTTATTCCAACAGTTGCCTTAACGCTGTTATATATGGACTTCTAAATCAGAACTTTCGGAAAGAGTACAAAAGGATTTTAATGTCACTCTGGACGCCTAGACTGTTCTTTCAGGAAATCTCTAGGGGGGGTACAGAGTGCCCGAAGAGCAAGCCTTCCCCTGCTCTGAATAACAATGACCAGATGAAAACCAATACTGTATAA